A region from the Pseudomonas sp. Teo4 genome encodes:
- a CDS encoding DUF1127 domain-containing protein gives MGGMSDVRLQLLAKEMEAGQRAKVFNAPAGLSRWGLMLHRWHTRRALLQLSDDELRDIGLSWEQARIEGCKPFWKV, from the coding sequence ATGGGTGGCATGAGCGATGTGCGCTTGCAACTGTTGGCCAAGGAGATGGAGGCCGGGCAGCGGGCCAAGGTGTTCAATGCGCCGGCCGGTCTGAGCCGCTGGGGCCTGATGCTGCACCGTTGGCACACCCGCAGGGCCCTGCTGCAACTGAGCGATGATGAGTTGCGTGATATCGGGCTTAGCTGGGAACAGGCCCGAATCGAGGGGTGTAAACCATTCTGGAAGGTGTGA